The Thermodesulfobacterium sp. TA1 sequence ACTTAGACCAAGAAGGAAGATTTAGAGATTGATGCCTAAGACCTATTAAAGGACTTGACTTTTAAAAGTTAGAGGTTATATTTAAAAATGATAATGATTTTCAATAAAAATTTTAAAAAGGAGGTGAAAGGGTATGCCTTGGGGAGACAGAACAGGACCGCTTGGATTAGGTCCAAGAACAGGTAGAGGTTTAGGATTTTGTTCTGGGGCAGATGCCCCAGGATTTATGGTTCCAGGGCCAGGTAGAGGTATGGGGTTTGGTTGGGGAAGAGGTAGAGGTTGGAGATGTTTTAGATGGTTTGGAGGTTTAGGAAGAGGCTGGAGATGGTTTTGGAGAAGGACTTTTTGGGGAGGGGCTTCTCAGGTAGATGAGACAGAGATCTTAAGGCAAGAGGCAGAGGTCTTAAGAAAAAATCTGGAGGCTATAGAAAGGCGTTTAGGCGAAATCGAAAAGAATAAGTAAAAAAAGGTATGGCCTGCGTGGAGGCACAAGCCTCCACGCTATAACTTTAAAGGGGGATTTTTATGAAAATTTGTATTACTTCTCAAGGAAAAGAATTAGGTTCAGAGATAGACCCAAGGTTTGGGCGTTGTAAATATTTTATATTTTATGATACAGAAACAGACCAATATGAGGCAGTAGAAAATCGCTGGAGAGAGGCTGCTCAAGGTGCTGGAACTCAGGCTGGTCAATTTGTTGCCTCGAAGGGAGTTAGTGTTTTAATTACTGGTAAAATAGGACCTGGAGCAGAAAGGGTGATAAAGGCTGCAGGGATAAAAGTGATAGAGGCCCAAGGTATGGTAATAGATGCGATAAATAAAGTTAAGCAAGGCTAAAAGGAGGAGGATATGGCAGAAGAGAAGACCTGTCAATGTGGAAGTCAATGTGAAGAAGAAAGCATAAAAGATGAAAGTGAAATAAAATTGCAAAAAACCGTATCAGACATTAAAAGAAAGATTTTAGTTTTATCTGGTAAAGGTGGGGTTGGTAAAAGCACGGTTTCTGCTAATATTGCTGTAGGGTTAGCACAAAAGGGATATCAGGTAGGTCTTCTTGATGTCGATATACACGGTCCTAATATTCCTAACATGCTGGGGTTGCAAGGACTAATTCCTTTAATTACAGATATAGGGCTTTTTCCTATAAAAGCTTATGAAAATTTACAGGTAATCTCTATCGGGTTTTTTTTAGAAGGAAAAGATACCCCTGTGATCTGGAGAGGTCCTTTAAAGCATAACATGATAAAACAGTTTTTAACCGAGGTGCGATGGGGAAAGCTTGACTATCTGGTGGTAGACTCTCCTCCAGGAACAGGAGATGAGGTTATCTCGGTGGTGCAACTTCTTAATAAAGTAGATGGTGCGGTTATCGTGGCCACCCCTCAAGAAGTCGCTTTGGCAGACGTACGCAGGTCTATAAGGTTTTGTCTTGAAGCCTCCGTCCCGGTCCTTGGGATTGTTGAAAACATGAGTGGTTTTGTCTGTCCTCGTTGTGGGGATGTTATAGAAATATTTAAAACCGGAGGGGCAGAAAAGCTTGCCCAGGAATACAACGTTCCATTTTTAGGAAAAATCCCTCTTGACCCAAGGGTTGTGCAAGGAGGAGATGAAGGAAAACCTGTTTTACTTTATTATCCTGACAGTGAACCTGCTAAGGCTTTTGCTAAGGTGGTTGACCAAATTGCAGAGGCTTTAAAGATATGATAGAACTTATCATAGTTTTTGATAATTATCTTGGAGAAAAGGGGTTTGAAACCGGATGGGGATATAGCTGTCTTATCAAAAGAGATGAAGAATTTCTTCTTTTTGATACAGGAGAAGATGGACAAAAGCTGATAAAAAATCTTCAAAGAGCCGGGTTAGACCCTACCTCAATTTCTAAAGTTGTTATATCTCACGCCCATAAAGACCATACCGGGGGTTTAAAAGAAATATCAGGTTTAAACCTCAAAGCTGAAATTTATGTTGGAGCTTCGTTTTATGAAGAAGCCAGAAGACTTTTGCCTGAGGCAAAACTTTATAAAGTTTCTTCAAACCCTTTGGAAATAATCAAAGGAGTTTTTGTTACCGGAGAGTTAGAAGGACCGATAAAAGAAACTTCTTTAGCTATAAACACTAAAGAAGGTTTAATCATCATTACAGGTTGTGCCCATCCTGGAGTAAAAAAGATCATAGAGAAAACAACTTCTGAGATTAACCCTAAGGTTTTTGCCCTTTTAGGTGGGTTGCATCTTTTACATAGAAAACGAGAAGAAATCCTTGATTTGTTGACTTATTTAGAATCAAAAAATTTTAAACACCTCGCCCCTTCTCATTGTACCGGAGATTTAGCCTTAAAGCTTTTCCAAGAACATTTTAAAGATAAGTTTTTAAAGGTAGGTGTAGGTACTCATATTTGTTGGAGAGAAAGAGATGGATACATCCTCACCTTATGAGGTTTTTGTCAAAAAATATGATGCTTGGTATGATTCGGAAGAAGGTAAGATTTTGTATGAAAACGAGAAAAAATGTATTGAGCCTTTGATTAAAAGTTGTGATAAAGTTTTAGAAGTAGGTGTGGGAACAGGAAGGTTTGCCCTTTTAGCCAAGCATGCTGTCGGAATAGATATAGCCTTTTTCCCTTTAAAAATGGCGAAGAAAAGAGGAGTTTGGGTTATCCAAGCAAAGGCAGAGGAATTGCCTTTTAAAGATAAAAGTTTTGAGTGTGTAATGTTTGTTTTGTCTTTAAGTTTTATAAAAGATGGGTTCAAGTCCTTACTTGAAGCTAAAAGGGTTTTGAAAGAGCAGGGTAAAATAATCATTTGTGAGGTTTTTAAGGGGTCAAAGCTTGGCAAGGTTTATGAAGAAAAAAAGCAAAAAGGGCATCCCTTTTATAGTCATGCCAATTTTTATGATTTCATTGAGTTTAAAAAAATGTTAGAGGCTTGCGGTTTAAGAATCGCTAAGGCTTACGGAACCCTTGTAAATTATCCTTGTAAGCCTGTAAGATTAGAAGACCCGTCAGAAATTTCTTTTGATACTCAGGTTTTAGCTCAACTACCTGGTTTTGTGTGTTTAGAGGTTAGGCCATGATAATTTCAATTGCCAGTGGAAAGGGTGGGACAGGAAAAACTACCGTTGCAGTTTCTTTAGCTTTAAGTATAGGAAATTCGCAAATCATCGATTGCGATGTAGAAGAACCAAACGTTCATTTGTTTTTAAAACCAGAGGTTAAGCAAACGTTTGAGGTAAATACCCTTATTCCTGAAGTAGATTATCAAAAATGTACATATTGTGGTTATTGTGCTAAGGTATGTGCATACAATGCCCTGTCTGTGTTAAATTTTGAACAAAACGGACAGGTTTTATTGTTTCCTCATCTGTGCCATGGTTGTAAAGGCTGTATTTTACTTTGTCCTGAGAAAGCTTTGTTTGAAGGTTTTAGGCCTATTGGAAAAATCATCGTAGGTTTTAAAGAGAAAGTAGAGTTTATAGAAGGACGGTTAAACGTTTCAGAGGTGCTTGCTCCAAGGGTGATTGAAGAGGCTAAAGAATTGATTAATCCTAACAAAATAACCATCATAGATGCACCCCCTGGAACTTCTTGTCCGGCAGTAGCTGCGATTAAAGGCTCTGATTTTTGTTTGCTTGTTACCGAACCAACTCCTTTTGGGCTTCACGACTTGGAGCTTGCTTATGAAGTAACCCAAGTCTTAAAGGTTCCTGCAGGGGTAATCGTTAATAAATCACAAGAGCAAGAAGATGAACTGGTAGAAACCTTTTGTGAGAGAACTAACCTTCCTGTTTTAATGAAAATTCCTTTTAAAAGGGAGATCGCCGAGGTTTATTCAAAGGGAATCCCTTTGGTGGTTGCTATGCCAGAATATAGAGAAAAATTTCGGAACCTTATTAATTTAATAAAGGAATTAAAACGATGAAGCAGATTTTAGTAATCAGCGGAAAAGGTGGAACAGGAAAAACCTTTTTTACCGGTTGCCTTGCGGTAGCCATCTCAAATAAAGTGATTGTGGATTGTGATGTAGATGCAGCCAATCTACATTTACTTTTAGATCCTAAGATAGAACAATCTTTTGAGTTTATCGGAGGTAGGTTTGCTCTTATAAACAAAGAAAACTGTATTGAATGCGGGGTTTGTAGAGAGACTTGCCAATTTGGAGCTATCACAGAAGATTTTCAGGTAGATCTGCTTTCTTGTGAAGGTTGTACCGTCTGTAGTTATGTTTGCCCTACTTCTGCGGTAAGTCTTAACGATAGAATTTCTGGACATTATTTTATTTCAAACACCGAGTACGGAAAGATGGTTTATGCACGTTTAGGTATTGCCCAAGAAAACTCAGGTAAATTGGTTACTAAACTCAGGGAGTTGGCTAAGGAGATAGCCGAGGTTAATAACGCAGATTTTATAATCATCGATGGACCACCTGGGGTAGGTTGTCCGGTGATGGCTTCTATGACAGGGGTTGACTTGGCTATAGCGATTACTGAACCTACGGTTTCAGGCCTTCATGATTTAAAAAGGGTTATAGAACTTGCTAAGCATTTTAAAGTAGAACTAAAAGTAATCATTAATAAGTATGACTTAAACCTGCAGATGAGCGAATACATTACCGAGGAAATAAAAAAGGAAGGGATTGAAGTTATAGGTATCCTACCCTTTTCTGAAGAAATTTTAGCCTCGGTAAAAGCTGGAGTTCCTTATTTAAAATTCTCTAAAAGTAGTTTAGCTCAAAAAATCGAACAGATAATCTATAAAATCATCTAAGCCTAAACTTTAGGTAATCTGTAAAAACTGGACAGAAGTTTAGTTTAGAAGCCTAAAGGAGCCTCTCACAAGAGATGGAACAGAATTGACAGGATAAGCTTTATATTCTTTAATTACCTTTTTAAAAATTAATCAGATAATTTTAATGACATAAGAAGCCGAAGATCATAGTGTCCCTTTTATTGTGTAAAAATTTTTCCAGGAAAGGCATGGTAGTTCCCCAATTCAATTTTATTAAACCCTCTTAACTTCCTTGAGTTTAACCTCTCATTCAGTTCTTTCAAGATTAAATATAACAACCTCTCAACAGAGCCTTCATCCGGAAATACTTCTATTACCTTTATCCTCCTTTTTATCTCTTTCGCTAACCCCCTTCCCTTCAGACCCAAATATCCAAAATCCAAGTATTTCTCTTCTCCCATCAGGCTTTATCCCTAAAGCTAAATATACTGGCTCCTTTGCTACCTCATTTCGCCGAATAGACAAATAAGTTCTTTAACTTCATCTTCAGTCACCTTTATTAACCGAGAAATGCTTTTCAGCCCTCCTTCTTTCAGGAAGTAGGAAGGCACGAAAAGTAAATCTCTTGTATAAAAACCGTTTGCATAGTCTTCTTGCTCTTCTAAATAAATCCTTCTTTCTTCAAGCATAAGGTTTTCTAAAAGGTTTTTAATAAGATTGTTGACTTCTTGCTGAAAAAGGTTTAGAATTTCTTCTATAGGTTGTTTTGTTAAAGTTTTAGTTTTTTCTTTCACGGTAGCTTCCCCTCCTTTCTGGTAGTTTTGGTTATTATGCATTGGGGAAGCTACCATACCCTTCCCTTTCCCTCAAGGCTTTACACAATTAATGAGACACTATCCTCGGGTTTCTCTACTTCAAGTTCTTCTGCTCTTTTCAGCATAGTTGTATCTACAGGTTTTTTTGAAGCAAAGGGAAAATTGCTTTCTTCTTACCGAGAAAGCTAAAAAGGAGCAATCTCTAAAGGTTAGTTCAAACGGGTGGCTTTAAGCCCCCTTCTTTATTTTAAAATTCCACAAAGAATAATCAGCCAAAAATTGGAATCAAAATTCTAAATTAGAATATATTTTTTTATAAAAACAAGAAGGAGGGGGCTATGAAAAGGATTTCTATTTTTATGTTTTTATTTTTTATTATCTTTTTTATTAGTTTAATTTTAGGGTATTCTCAAGAAAGGATTAAGATTGCCAATGAAGAATGGATACTTTTAAACATCGGTCCAAAAGAGGAAAAGCTTTTTTATTCTCCGAGTAGTATTAAAAAGATTACAAAAGATAAAATAAGAGTAAATATTTTATATTATCCTTCTTCAGAAATAGTTAATATCCAAGAGATATTAAGCTAACCTTAACATAAAAATTGCAGGAGGTATAATAATGATAGATTACATTAAAAGAGGGGTTGAGCTGATTTTAAGGATTGAGTGGGAATCGAAACTTGCTAAACATGTTGATGAGTATTTTTGTAAGGTGAATGTTTGGAGGGAGTGCGACCTTTTCCCTGAGGAATTACGTGGTCTTGTTAGAGATGGAGCAGTTGGGGAAAGCATTAAGGTTAATTATCAAGCTGGGAAACTTTTACCTTTCAATAAGGAAAAGGTCTTTGAGTGTAAGGCTTGGCAATGCAGCCCACCAGATAAACTAAAACATATCAAGTTAAGAAAGGGAAGATTTTATCCTCTTGGATATTTCCGTGGCATTCCAGGGATTTATGCAGGAAATCCCTATCCAGGAAGGATTTTAGCGATAGAAAATAATGGAGATTTCATTCTTGATGCAAACCATCCCCTTTCTTACTACGATTTAAAGTTTGAGGCAAAGATTTTAAATATCTTTGAAAAAACATCGGAACTTGGTGGAAGGTGCAAAGATCACATGGAAATCTTTCTACTTGGACCTGGGATGCAGGCTCGGTATTATAATGAACCAACTGATTTTGGTATAGATGAAAAAGAGGCATTCTTGCGAGAGGATAAGTCCCCTGATACTATCTTCTATGCTGAACCTCGTTTGATAGGACATATTGACAGAGTATGCCATGAAAACCTCGTTAGATTCTATGCACAAAACCTACCTAAATCTGGTAGAATACTTGACCTTATGAGCTCCTATGAATCCCATTTACCGAGTGGTGAGTACGAGATTTGGGGTCTTGGAATTAATGAGATAGAGCTTAGAGAAAATTTACAGCTTAATGAGAGAATTGTTAAAGATTTGAACGCAGAGCCTTCGCTTCCTTTCAAGGATGAATTTTTTGACGCAATTGTCTGTGACCTCTCGATTGAATACGTTATTAAACCTCTTGAACTACTCAAAGAGGTTAAAAGAGTATTAAAAAAGGGTGGAAAGTTCTTCTTTTCCTTTTCAAACAGATATTTTCCATCCAAGGTTATAAGAAGTTGGATAGACATGCATGAATTTGAGAGGATGGGATTTGTGCTTGAGCTTTTGACAAGAACTGAAGGTTTAGGAAATTTAAAAACTTACTCCCTAAGGGGATATACCCGTCCGATTGATGACAAATGGAGCATAGCTTGTAACCTATCAGATCCTCTCTACGTGGTTTATGGAGAAAGAGTTTCGTAGGAGAAGTTAAAGAATGGAGGTTGCAGTCGTTGGTGCTGGAATAGGAGGCATATTCGGGGCTTTGGTTTTTAGACACCTTGGATACGAAGTTTCTTTACTTGAAGCGAGGGATAAAATCGGAGGCTGTGCCGAAACTTTTCAAAGAAATGGAGTAATGTATAATGCTGGAGCAACAACTATTCCAGGTCTTAACCCCAACTACCCATTAGAAAGACTTCTCACCTTACTTAATCTTCACGATAAAGTGAAAAAGAGCTATAAACTTTTAGATGTTGTATGCGTGGTTAGCTTTGAAGATGGAAAGATGGTAAGAATATTTGCAGATCCGGAAAGGACTTGTGAGGAATTCTCACAAGCCTTTCCCATAAAGGGGCACAGGACATTCTTTTCCTTTGTTGAAAGAACAACGAGAACATTACTTACAACACCTTTTGAATTTAATCTAAACGGAGGAATAATCTCGCCTCTTAAATCTCTCTTTAAGATTCAAAACTTAAGGTTACTGCCCTATCTTCCTTTAGCAAAAAAGAAAACTCTATCCCTTTTAAGTGCTTTTTACAAGAATGTGCCTAAAGAATTATTAGAATACTTTAAAGCTCAAACTTTTATCGTTGGGCAGGTTGAACTTGAGAAGGCAAATGCCCTTGCTTTAACCTTAGGAATTGGTTACAACTTCACGGGAATTGCTTACTCAAAGATAGGCGTAGGAGGATTTCTCGAAACCTTAGCCAAAGGATTAACCGTAAATTTCAACTGTCCTGTTAAAAGGATTGAAAGGCTGGGAGAAGGATACCTAATAAATATTATAAATGAAAAGATATTTTCGCAAAAGATCATCATATCCTTTCCTTTCTTAGAAAATCTTTCAGTGTTTGATAGTGAGAGTTACTTGTACAGATATTTTAGTAGGTTTACTTGTAAGCTCAGTCCCTACTCTGCCTTTGTGGTCTATGGTAAGATTAAGAAGAAAGTTTTAGCAAACTTTACAGCAAAGCATTATTTGATAATCGGAGACAGGGATAGTCTTAAAGGAACTTCAAGCTATTTACATTTATCAATCCTTGAGCAGGAAAATGGAGAATTCGCAACCTTTACCGTTTCTACGCACACACCAATTAAGCTTTGGGCAAATCTTGATGAGGAAGAGGTTAAGAAGTTGAAAGTTGAGCTTGAAAGAAAAATTATAAAAATAATAATAAAAAGATTTGAAATAAAGGAAAGTGATTTTGTTGAAGTCTTTTCAGCAACACCTCACACTTTTAAACGTTATGTACATAGAGTTAGCCTTGGTGGTTTTTCGGCAAGCGTAGACACACCCTTTTGGAGCATACCTAATAATTTTACCCCTTTTAATGGAATGTATCTTGCTTGTGACCATGCCTTTGCCGGACAGGGATTTATGGGAATAGCCCTCGGTTGTTTGAACCTCTACTACAGCTTGAATAGAAAGGCAAAGGACTAAGGGGGTGAAAGATGTTAGAAGTTGAGGCAAGGAATTTAGAATTTGTTGAACCCTTTGTTGACCTAAAGATTAAAATAACTGATGGTATGTTATTACTTGTCATTGGACTACTTTATGGAGGAGTGCTTGTAGGGCTTTTCTATTCTTTGCTGGGAGAGGGATTTTCAAGAGGTTTACTTCATGGATTCCTGCTTGGAATGTACATTGGGTTGCTATCTTATATTGTAATTTACTTTAATAATCAAAATGTCCTTCCAAAGATTAAGCAAGTTCTCCTCTGGTGGGTTGTTTGGGGGATACTATCCTTTGTGGTTGGGCTCTTTGGTTTCCTTTTAGCCTTTAAGACACTCCTTCTTTTTAAAGTTAAGGTCCCTGTTTTTCTTACGCAGAAAGAGAAATTTCTAATTGCCTCACTTTCCACTGGGATTTTAACCTACTTAACGGGATTGATGGTCTATCAATTCGTAAGAATGCGTAATCGCAAAGAAGCTATTGAAAGGATAACTCTTGAAGCAAACTATAAGCTAACTTTAAGGATGCTTAATGCTCACTTTCTTTCAAACTCCCTTCACACCCTACTTGAGCTCATGGATATGAATAAAGAGGTGCTTGAATGTTATGTGAAACATTTAGTAAACTACCAAAGAAGGGCTCTAACCTCTCCTAAAATTATTCCTTTGAAAGAGGAAATTAGCATGGTTAATTCTTACGTTTTCATTGAAAAAATTCGCAAAGGAAGGGATATTGTTTTTACGACAGATGTAGATGAGAATTTAGAGAACGAGCCTATTCCTGCGCTTATCCTTCAGCCCATCATTGAAAATGCAATTCAACATGGACTACCCGAAGATAAAAGCAAGCACTTTGAGATTTCTATAAGTGCTAAGAGGAATGGACAGTATATCATTCTATGCGTGCTGAATAATGGAAATCCCATATCTAATTTTCAACCAGGGATTGGATTGTCTTTACTCGCAAAAAAGCTTGAATCTCAAGGAGGCAAACTTATACTTAAAAGTAAAAATCCACCTTGTTTTATGGTTAAACTACCAATACTATCCATAAAAGGTTATAAAATAGCCTATGAAAGTTCTAATAGTAGATGATGAACCTTTAGCTTTAAGAAGGCTTGAACGTCTTCTTAAGGAGGCTGGTCTACAAGAAATATTAAAAGCTGAGAATGCTTATGAAGCAAAAAGAATACTGGAAATTAATCCAGATGTAGATGCAGTTTTTCTTGATGTCCGTATGCCTGGGAAAGATGGTCTTAAACTTGCTCGAGAGATCCTAGGAGAAAGGGATGATGTATTCATAGTTTTTCAAACCGCCTACGATGAGTATACTTTACCAGCCTTTGAAGTCGGAGCTGTTGGCTATTTAATAAAACCCTTCTTTTTTGACGATATAGTAAAGGTTTTGAATCGAATAAGAAAATTCAAAGGAGAAAAACCTCGAATCTTTGTTTTCAATAAAGAGGGAAAACTTGTTCCCACAGCATTGAACGAGATTTATTACTTTGAAGCACAGCTAAAACACAGCCAATGCGTTAAAAAGGAAGGAAGTTTTCACTGCCCAAAAAGTATAGGGTACTTAGAGGAGGTATTGAAACTCTATGGGTTCTTGAGAGTGCATAAGTCCTACCTTGTAAACTTAGAAAAGATTAAGAATATAACTTCACTTCCTGACGGAAGGATAGAAATTACCTTTAAGGAGATAGAAAAAAACATCATAACAAGCAAACTTGGGGCTAAAAAATTGCGGGAAATTTTAAAAATATAAAATATCATAGCAAGAGAGGTGGCTTATGCACGAAAAACCCTGTCCAAAGTGTGAAATTTTGCCAAAATTTCCAGAGGGTAAAGTTGACGTGGTTATCTTTTCCTCCATAGATTTCCTAATACAAAAAATTGTAAAGCTTCTTTTTGAAAACAACTTCTCGTATACCCTACTTCAAGGTCAGATACTAATTCCAGAGGTGAATATGGAAAAATTAATATCGATCCTTACCAATCAACCTCTCAGTGAAGTTGAAAAAGAAGAGTTGAAAGTCGGATTTCTTACAGAGGGAGAAAATTTATTTTCTGTTATCCCTCGATTAAAACCCTTGAGCATTTATTTAGCTATTTTAAGGTATACTGAATACCTTGAGATTTTAGAAAG is a genomic window containing:
- a CDS encoding class I SAM-dependent methyltransferase; protein product: MDTSSPYEVFVKKYDAWYDSEEGKILYENEKKCIEPLIKSCDKVLEVGVGTGRFALLAKHAVGIDIAFFPLKMAKKRGVWVIQAKAEELPFKDKSFECVMFVLSLSFIKDGFKSLLEAKRVLKEQGKIIICEVFKGSKLGKVYEEKKQKGHPFYSHANFYDFIEFKKMLEACGLRIAKAYGTLVNYPCKPVRLEDPSEISFDTQVLAQLPGFVCLEVRP
- a CDS encoding DUF5320 domain-containing protein, whose product is MPWGDRTGPLGLGPRTGRGLGFCSGADAPGFMVPGPGRGMGFGWGRGRGWRCFRWFGGLGRGWRWFWRRTFWGGASQVDETEILRQEAEVLRKNLEAIERRLGEIEKNK
- a CDS encoding MBL fold metallo-hydrolase: MIELIIVFDNYLGEKGFETGWGYSCLIKRDEEFLLFDTGEDGQKLIKNLQRAGLDPTSISKVVISHAHKDHTGGLKEISGLNLKAEIYVGASFYEEARRLLPEAKLYKVSSNPLEIIKGVFVTGELEGPIKETSLAINTKEGLIIITGCAHPGVKKIIEKTTSEINPKVFALLGGLHLLHRKREEILDLLTYLESKNFKHLAPSHCTGDLALKLFQEHFKDKFLKVGVGTHICWRERDGYILTL
- a CDS encoding methyltransferase domain-containing protein, translated to MIDYIKRGVELILRIEWESKLAKHVDEYFCKVNVWRECDLFPEELRGLVRDGAVGESIKVNYQAGKLLPFNKEKVFECKAWQCSPPDKLKHIKLRKGRFYPLGYFRGIPGIYAGNPYPGRILAIENNGDFILDANHPLSYYDLKFEAKILNIFEKTSELGGRCKDHMEIFLLGPGMQARYYNEPTDFGIDEKEAFLREDKSPDTIFYAEPRLIGHIDRVCHENLVRFYAQNLPKSGRILDLMSSYESHLPSGEYEIWGLGINEIELRENLQLNERIVKDLNAEPSLPFKDEFFDAIVCDLSIEYVIKPLELLKEVKRVLKKGGKFFFSFSNRYFPSKVIRSWIDMHEFERMGFVLELLTRTEGLGNLKTYSLRGYTRPIDDKWSIACNLSDPLYVVYGERVS
- a CDS encoding NifB/NifX family molybdenum-iron cluster-binding protein, giving the protein MKICITSQGKELGSEIDPRFGRCKYFIFYDTETDQYEAVENRWREAAQGAGTQAGQFVASKGVSVLITGKIGPGAERVIKAAGIKVIEAQGMVIDAINKVKQG
- a CDS encoding ATP-binding protein — translated: MKQILVISGKGGTGKTFFTGCLAVAISNKVIVDCDVDAANLHLLLDPKIEQSFEFIGGRFALINKENCIECGVCRETCQFGAITEDFQVDLLSCEGCTVCSYVCPTSAVSLNDRISGHYFISNTEYGKMVYARLGIAQENSGKLVTKLRELAKEIAEVNNADFIIIDGPPGVGCPVMASMTGVDLAIAITEPTVSGLHDLKRVIELAKHFKVELKVIINKYDLNLQMSEYITEEIKKEGIEVIGILPFSEEILASVKAGVPYLKFSKSSLAQKIEQIIYKII
- a CDS encoding transposase, whose translation is MGEEKYLDFGYLGLKGRGLAKEIKRRIKVIEVFPDEGSVERLLYLILKELNERLNSRKLRGFNKIELGNYHAFPGKIFTQ
- a CDS encoding FAD-dependent oxidoreductase, whose amino-acid sequence is MEVAVVGAGIGGIFGALVFRHLGYEVSLLEARDKIGGCAETFQRNGVMYNAGATTIPGLNPNYPLERLLTLLNLHDKVKKSYKLLDVVCVVSFEDGKMVRIFADPERTCEEFSQAFPIKGHRTFFSFVERTTRTLLTTPFEFNLNGGIISPLKSLFKIQNLRLLPYLPLAKKKTLSLLSAFYKNVPKELLEYFKAQTFIVGQVELEKANALALTLGIGYNFTGIAYSKIGVGGFLETLAKGLTVNFNCPVKRIERLGEGYLINIINEKIFSQKIIISFPFLENLSVFDSESYLYRYFSRFTCKLSPYSAFVVYGKIKKKVLANFTAKHYLIIGDRDSLKGTSSYLHLSILEQENGEFATFTVSTHTPIKLWANLDEEEVKKLKVELERKIIKIIIKRFEIKESDFVEVFSATPHTFKRYVHRVSLGGFSASVDTPFWSIPNNFTPFNGMYLACDHAFAGQGFMGIALGCLNLYYSLNRKAKD
- a CDS encoding Mrp/NBP35 family ATP-binding protein, with amino-acid sequence MAEEKTCQCGSQCEEESIKDESEIKLQKTVSDIKRKILVLSGKGGVGKSTVSANIAVGLAQKGYQVGLLDVDIHGPNIPNMLGLQGLIPLITDIGLFPIKAYENLQVISIGFFLEGKDTPVIWRGPLKHNMIKQFLTEVRWGKLDYLVVDSPPGTGDEVISVVQLLNKVDGAVIVATPQEVALADVRRSIRFCLEASVPVLGIVENMSGFVCPRCGDVIEIFKTGGAEKLAQEYNVPFLGKIPLDPRVVQGGDEGKPVLLYYPDSEPAKAFAKVVDQIAEALKI
- a CDS encoding LytTR family DNA-binding domain-containing protein, translating into MKVLIVDDEPLALRRLERLLKEAGLQEILKAENAYEAKRILEINPDVDAVFLDVRMPGKDGLKLAREILGERDDVFIVFQTAYDEYTLPAFEVGAVGYLIKPFFFDDIVKVLNRIRKFKGEKPRIFVFNKEGKLVPTALNEIYYFEAQLKHSQCVKKEGSFHCPKSIGYLEEVLKLYGFLRVHKSYLVNLEKIKNITSLPDGRIEITFKEIEKNIITSKLGAKKLREILKI
- a CDS encoding sensor histidine kinase; this translates as MLEVEARNLEFVEPFVDLKIKITDGMLLLVIGLLYGGVLVGLFYSLLGEGFSRGLLHGFLLGMYIGLLSYIVIYFNNQNVLPKIKQVLLWWVVWGILSFVVGLFGFLLAFKTLLLFKVKVPVFLTQKEKFLIASLSTGILTYLTGLMVYQFVRMRNRKEAIERITLEANYKLTLRMLNAHFLSNSLHTLLELMDMNKEVLECYVKHLVNYQRRALTSPKIIPLKEEISMVNSYVFIEKIRKGRDIVFTTDVDENLENEPIPALILQPIIENAIQHGLPEDKSKHFEISISAKRNGQYIILCVLNNGNPISNFQPGIGLSLLAKKLESQGGKLILKSKNPPCFMVKLPILSIKGYKIAYESSNSR
- a CDS encoding ATP-binding protein; protein product: MIISIASGKGGTGKTTVAVSLALSIGNSQIIDCDVEEPNVHLFLKPEVKQTFEVNTLIPEVDYQKCTYCGYCAKVCAYNALSVLNFEQNGQVLLFPHLCHGCKGCILLCPEKALFEGFRPIGKIIVGFKEKVEFIEGRLNVSEVLAPRVIEEAKELINPNKITIIDAPPGTSCPAVAAIKGSDFCLLVTEPTPFGLHDLELAYEVTQVLKVPAGVIVNKSQEQEDELVETFCERTNLPVLMKIPFKREIAEVYSKGIPLVVAMPEYREKFRNLINLIKELKR